AACCCTTATAGATGCCTTTGTAATATCAGGAAGCACCTCAACATTGTCTATAGCATCCAGTGTATCCAAAATGTCTTCTACTTTAACATCTAACAAGCCCTGGATATTGACCTTGCCCGAGTCATTTAATTTGCTATACAGTTCATACAGCCTTTTAACATGCATGGGCATGGATTGATACTCGTAATCCGGAATAACACGATCGGTACAGTCTAATATGCCCACTATACGACAAACCTCAGATTTAGGAATCATATTAGCATTGTGCGCTAAAGTCAAGCTTGAAACCGTAACAGGTTGGTCATAAACTTCACAAAATTCATGAAGAAGTGGTTCAGTATTCTGATTGCCATATTTACCGCAAGTAGCGGCTAGAGATATTTGCCAAACCGTGCCATTTAGAATCGGTTCCTTAGAGTAGACAACTTTTAACTTCATCTCAGCTTCAAACCATAGCTGTAGTGACATCTCAAAGTTTCCGGTGTAACTGAATTCATGCAAACCTCTAGTTATGTCCAAACATCGATGGGTTACTCCACTTGCCATTGTGTACATCCCATCTACCATTACACTTTTTATACATGGAAAACGTAGTAGCAGTGTATTAGATCCACTATTCCCATGACGTAAAGCAaccatataatattttcGTATAAAGGTTGGTGCCTCAATATTGAATGTTTTGAGCAACTTCTTGCATATTTGATTTACATCACAATGGAGGACGACATCGGCCTCTGGATCCAACCTagttttttggtaattAACAATCACAAGTGGCGCATTTTCCTTCCTGAAGTGTTCGGAAGATGCATAACAACATGCTGGTTCGACGTGTAATGATGATCCCAGGGTCAGATGGAAGTCTGCTTCCTCAGCATGCGATATAGCCCTCTTCTCAAAATGGTCCTCATAACGATCGAACCAATCTAACACAACGTCTGTAAGTATTCCATAAGGTGGAAAGTTGCACAACCCTGTGATTATAATCTATACTTTTCTTATATAGAACCTACCGCAATGACTGCCTGTGGGTTTAAAGCTGATAGTAGGAGCAACATATGGACGTAAGTATCTGCGGGCACAAAAAATGCAACGCTCAATGAATACATTCCCGTGTAATTCAATGCATTCACTGTGCTTCATACCACTAATTGCATGGAGGCCGTCAATGTTCTGGGTAATCACTGTGCGGATATAACCAGCGCGTAGTAGAGCTAATGTAGCAAGATGGGCCTCCGACGGTAGTGCATGAGAAAACTCCACCGGCTCCAACTTTGTAGTACCAAACTCCACACAGGTGTTACTCGTATCCTTTACAGTACAGTCCCCATCTGTCATTTTACGCTTTTTATTGCCAACACGCTTATGGCTCATTACAGTCCATACACCAGATGGACCCCGAAAATCGGGAATACCAGCGGCAGTTGACATACCAGCACCTGAGTGTAATACAACATTTTTAGCGCGTGTCAATAACTCAACAGTCTGCTTAAACTtttttgatatatctgCTGGGTTGTCAAATAGCTGTACCCCTCCACAAGGGCCCTTGTTGTCATTTGGCCGCAGTTGATTAGCATACTTTAATGCGGATGATGCCATATTATCATAAATATAATCCACACTTGTTGAATACTTCCTTTGCAGAGTCTACTGCTTTATTATAATCTTGCTGACGACGCCAATGCAAGCTTTCCCAATCACGGTGTAATCTTGATTTGTAAACTTTTTTGTTACAAGCTGGATATATGTTATGGATAGCATAGCGGTATAGTATGAACACAAGTGCATGTTTATAAGACGTAATGTGAAGTATATGAAATAAATTGACATGGAGACTAGGAGGACACAACAGGAATTCATACAAGAGGCTGACACTATTATAATCCTTCTAAGACATACCTGCAACAGGGCAATTTACAACATTAAAATTGGAAGAACGGAGTAATTCCTCTATGCTAGTATGATCAAACACGTGATCACACGAGTCTTCACCACTTGAAAAGCTATAaaccaatatataatggattGTAAACACCTACCGCTGAGATACCGGATGTGATATAGGTCTTCGAGATATAGGACAAATTGAAAACACAGCTGTTTTGTCTTCCTCAACTAAGACATCCTCGTTTTCCTGTTTTACAAACTCAGGATCAAGAGTACGCTTCAATATCTGGTGCACACAGTCGTAATTGAAGTTTGCGCGGGGTTCTACCTGTTCACCCAAAGCCCGCAGCTCGGCATAAAATGCTACACAGCAATCCCAAATGCGTGCACGATTGAAATCCGTACCTAAGTAGCATATACACGATATAATAACAACAAACCAAAATATTTAGCAGCAAAGGCCAAAGATAAAAGTTGATTTGCAATGCGGTAGATATCTTCGTTACAAAGTGACCAAGCTTCTGTCAATTCTATTACTTCTGCCGTAGTGTCTACTTCAACATCCTCTTGCATTGTATaatttacaatatatattattacacaGATGTGTAATACATGATGGTgctcatatatattatttgaCTAGGGTAACAGCATACATGCGGCTGCCCACAAGACCAACAGCTGTGGAAGGTAGGGTATGACAAAAACGGTAATACTAAAAGAATAACATATAGACACAAATACAACAACAGCATGTACCAGCAACGAGAATAATTAGTTTGTGGTTTcaacataaatataccAGAGGGTATATCGTAAACGAATGTGCTTAGAGTTTGTCGTAGAACTGGTCAAGACTAGGAATGTCAGCCTTCAAACCCTTCCTCTGCCTAATAGCAAGAATAATTTCGTTCAATTTGGAACCCTTCTCAAGTGCGTCACCGGTCATCAACTGCCAGTGGTCAAACACACACTGAGGGAAAGCCTGGCCAGATGTACTGGCACGAAGAGCAGTTGTAAAACCGAAACTCTCAGCAACAGGAAGATAAGCCTTGATCTCAATGAGAGGCGTACCAGCTCTGTTTTCCTCATGGAACACGTGACCACGACGCTGGTTGAGAGTGCTGTAAACACCACCGACGGCATCCTGTGGGCAGTTAATATCAACAAGGAAAATGGGTTCCTGGAGCTTGGGCTGTGCAGTCAACTCACAAGCGTAGAGGCAACGCCTGCAGGTAGGCATGATCTGACCAGCACCTCTGTGAATAGCATCAGCGTGCATAGTAACATCCAACAAGTTGAAACGAATACCACGCATGTTCTCGTCACAAAGAGCACCTTCCTTAGTAGCCCACTGGAAAGCTGAGTTACAGTGGTCCTTAATTTCGTTCATGTACTGAACACCAGTGGTCAAGTCAACCAAAATATTGGGACCAGTGGTTTCAGGACCGAAACACCAAATCTTGAGGGCAGCGTTCTTGTCCCACTCGAAGTCATTGGCAAGAACGTTGGCCCTCTCTCTAGCGTCATCCCTAGAGGTGATCTTGTTCTCCTCAATAGCCTCAGAAAGACCCTCAGCAAATGGCTCGGCCTTCATGAATAACCTATTGTGCTTGTTAGGAGACTTGGACAAACAAGTAATGCTCGATTCAGCACCAACAGTTTCCCTGTAAGACACGACAGGGTCTGAAACGATGAAGTCGATCTGGGCATACTCATCCCTAAGATCCTTCAAACAAATCTCAACGTGAAGTTCACCACAACCAGCAATAATGTGCTCACCACTCTCTTCAGTAGTGCACACGACCAATGGGTCAGATTTAGATAGCTTCTTAAGACCTTCGACCAATTTAGGCAAGTCCTTAGAGTCCT
This is a stretch of genomic DNA from Babesia bovis T2Bo chromosome 1, whole genome shotgun sequence. It encodes these proteins:
- a CDS encoding Sir2 protein-like protein (Sir2 protein ortholog), encoding MASSALKYANQLRPNDNKGPCGGVQLFDNPADISKKFKQTVELLTRAKNVVLHSGAGMSTAAGIPDFRGPSGVWTVMSHKRVGNKKRKMTDGDCTVKDTSNTCVEFGTTKLEPVEFSHALPSEAHLATLALLRAGYIRTVITQNIDGLHAISGMKHSECIELHGNVFIERCIFCARRYLRPYVAPTISFKPTGSHCGLCNFPPYGILTDVVLDWFDRYEDHFEKRAISHAEEADFHLTLGSSLHVEPACCYASSEHFRKENAPLVIVNYQKTRLDPEADVVLHCDVNQICKKLLKTFNIEAPTFIRKYYMVALRHGNSGSNTLLLRFPCIKSVMVDGMYTMASGVTHRCLDITRGLHEFSYTGNFEMSLQLWFEAEMKLKVVYSKEPILNGTVWQISLAATCGKYGNQNTEPLLHEFCEVYDQPVTVSSLTLAHNANMIPKSEVCRIVGILDCTDRVIPDYEYQSMPMHVKRLYELYSKLNDSGKVNIQGLLDVKVEDILDTLDAIDNVEVLPDITKASIRVGLELNLGSVDRNQFCIDVDALVDATPGNTFTVQAKRFHHMQLLCLSGHEFGELVSNVTKVMRLCLPRKIKPVTSSRLTTINTMERLTHYAIQCSVERVMQHRDVTPPMVNVLKIFTTQFPLWILSYLTDMFECR
- a CDS encoding Zinc-finger of the MIZ type in Nse subunit family protein, which codes for MQEDVEVDTTAEVIELTEAWSLCNEDIYRIANQLLSLAFAAKYFGTDFNRARIWDCCVAFYAELRALGEQVEPRANFNYDCVHQILKRTLDPEFVKQENEDVLVEEDKTAVFSICPISRRPISHPVSQRFSSGEDSCDHVFDHTSIEELLRSSNFNVVNCPVAACNKKVYKSRLHRDWESLHWRRQQDYNKAVDSAKEVFNKCGLYL